The Juglans regia cultivar Chandler chromosome 6, Walnut 2.0, whole genome shotgun sequence genome contains the following window.
tttttttttttttttgaaataataactCATTTCCATTCATTCAAACCAATGGGATACAAGGAGGAAGGTCCTCCAAAGTTACAATATGATCATGATTGGATAGAGCATCTTTTGCTAACAAGTGAGCTATAGAGTTGCCATTTCTCCTTACATGAGAAACCTCCCACTTAGCAAAATTTCCTAAGAGCTGTTTAGCTTCACTAATAAACATGCTTGCACTGTTAAAGCCTTTCTTGCCACTTCTAAGCTGGTTAATAACTTGGATGGAGTCTCCTTCAATGATCACTTGTGTAAGGCCAAGCTCCATGCCAAATTGTGCAGTTTTAAGTGCACCGAATGTCTCAGCTAACAAAGGGTCCGGGAATAGAGGCTTCTTAGTCCTCAAGGTTGCAATTATCGAGCCTGAGCTGTTCCTCACAGCCACTCCCACTCCAACAATTCCTCTAGCTTTATCCACTGCACTGTCCCAATTCATCTTGACCCAATTTGTTTTTGGAGCCTGCCAAACCTCTGCTGAGTTACATACCATACCAGCTCTGCATCTCTCCTCAACCAGCTCATCCAAAATGAATCTAGCCTCTTGCACAATTACCTTCGGGTGAGCAAAAACACCTTTAAAGATTAAGGTGTTCCTTCTCCACCATATTTTACTTGCCACCACAGCAAACTCCTGGATTATCTTGCTTTCCATGGTTTGAAATAAGGCTTCGAGGAGTTGTTTCATTGACATGTATGGAAAATAGCACTTTTGTAACCTCTTTGAACATTGACTCCACACATCTTTGGCTGATTCACACCCCCATATAGCATGAAACGAGTCTTCTTCCTCCACATTGCATATAGGGCAGAGAGTGTGTTTAACTACCTTCTTTTTGAAGAGATTAGACTGGGTTGGAAGAGCTTCTTGACATGCTCTCCAAAGAAAAACTTTAACACTAGGCTGCACTTTTAACTTCCATAGCTGCTGCCAAAAGTCTTTGTGAGATGAGCTACTGGATGCTTGACTAGAGACAGAGGGGCTTCTAGCAATCTCTTTGTGGTAGGCACTCCTAACTGAGAATTCACCATCTTTTGTACCATGCCAAACAAGTCTATCTCTGCTGTTAAAGTAGCTTATGGGGGTTTTGATTATGGACTCAGCTTCTCTATGATTGAATATCTAGTGTACCAGTGCCAAATTCCATTGCTTTGTGATAGGGTCTATTAGAGAGGAGACTGTTGCATTGTTTTCCAGCACACTAACCGTACTCTGGGCCTTGCTAGGATTTGAGGAGGCTATCCATTTGTCTTCCCATACCTTGACTTGATAACCATTACCTATTCTCCAAAAGGACCCTGCCTTTACTAATGGCCTAGCTGCTAAGAAACTCCTCCAGATAAAAGAAGGTTTGGATCCTAATCTTGCCTCTTGAAAAGTTGAGCTTGGATAATATTTTGCTTTTATGACCTAAGCAGCAAGGGACTCAGGTTGTTGGATCAACCTCCAACATTGTTTGGCTAGCAATGCTGTGTTGAAAGCTTCAAAGTCCCTCAAACCCATACCCCCATCAGCTTTAGCCTTTCCCATATTTTTCCATGAGATCCAATGAATCTTGTGTTCCCTACCTTGCTGTCCCCACCAGAAGTTGCTGATGATCCTGTTGATTCCTTGGAGCAGTGAGTTGGGGAGCTTAAAAACCGACATTGTGTAGGTTGGAAGTGCTTGGATGACAGctttgataaatatttcattccctGCTTGGGATAGCATTTTAACTCTATGATTGCTGACTTTAGCTCTAATGTTATCCAATATTCCTTTAAAAGTCTTGGCTTTATTCTTTCCAAGTACTGAAGGTAaccccaagtatttttcatatgacATGCCATTCCTTACCCCAACAATAGAAAGGATGAACTGCTGTGTTTCCCTTCTTGTATTTTTGCTGAAAATAATAGAGGTTTTCTCCAAATTAAGCCTTTGTCCCGATGCTGATTCATAGACTCTTAGTAACCCAAAAAGACTGCCCCACTCAATGGCATTAGCTTTGCAAAAAAGAAGgcaatcatcagcaaaaaataGATGAGAAATTCTAAGCCTATCTTTAGCAATAGGAACTCCATGAATCAATCCCTCTCCTTCAGCTTTACTAATCAGACTACTAAGTGCCTCAGCacacatgataaaaatataggGGGAGAGGGGATCTCCTTGCCTAATCCCTCTAGATGGATGGAAGGACTCTTGAGGGGATCCATTAACCAAAATGGAGTAGGAAACTGACTCTATGCATCTCATCACCAATTCTATCCACTGATTGCAAAAACTCATCTTGGTGAGCACAGCTCTGATGAAACTCCATTCTAGCCTATCATAGGCTTTGCTCATATCTAGTTTCAAAGCAATGTAGCCCTCCTTCCCTGTCATTTTAGCCTTCATCGTATGCAGAGCTTCAAATGCCACTATCACATTATCAGAGATGACTCTATTGGGAATAAAGGCAGACTGAGAATTAGAGATGATAATAGGCAATACATTCTTAAGTCTATTGGCCACTACTTTAGAGATGAGCTTGTACATGACATTGCATAAAGATATGGGTCTGAATTCTGTGACTTTAGTGGGGTTCTTTTTCTTGGGAATTAAGGCAATGAAGGTATCATTAATAGCAGTGAGATTACTATCTGAAT
Protein-coding sequences here:
- the LOC118348606 gene encoding uncharacterized protein LOC118348606; this encodes MESKIIQEFAVVASKIWWRRNTLIFKGVFAHPKVIVQEARFILDELVEERCRAGMVCNSAEVWQAPKTNWVKMNWDSAVDKARGIVGVGVAVRNSSGSIIATLRTKKPLFPDPLLAETFGALKTAQFGMELGLTQVIIEGDSIQVINQLRSGKKGFNSASMFISEAKQLLGNFAKWEVSHVRRNGNSIAHLLAKDALSNHDHIVTLEDLPPCIPLV